The Merismopedia glauca CCAP 1448/3 genome segment TAGCGGTTTGTTACTGATTAGTCCCATATTTGCTACTCCTTTACTATTGAATTCTCCAGCAGCATTTGGCGCTTCAGAAACAGAAGATATAACCCAACCTGTACCTCTACCTAAACCAGATGATTGTAAACCAAAACCAGGTTCAATATTTAGAGATCCTTTTTGTCCAACCGTTCCTATTCCACCACCACCTAAAGATGATTGTACGCCAAGACCAGGACAGATATTTCCCGATCCTTTTTGTCCAAAACCTCCTACTCAACGATAAGTCAGGAAACTTTTTACTGAAGCAGCGATCGCCCTTTTGTCACCCCGTCAGAGTTTTGATAGGATTGAGATTAATTTGGTAAATTACTATTCAGACTATTGAATAACTCTAACTTAACGAACGGCAATCGCTCAACACTCATCGAAACTCTGCAAGCAGCAAGTGCAGAGTTGCTGTTTATTAGCGAGTCAGAATCTCCTTTTGAAGTATTTTTCTGGGAGTTACCATCAGGTACAGAAGTTAAGCCAGAAACGATGATTAACCAAACCGGAATTTCTGCTGATACTCCGATTGAGTTTACCGATTTAGAATCTTTTTTTGCAGTTGCTACAACTCATCAAGATTGGCATGGTTTAGTTGAAACAGAAGCGGTTAATAGATACCAGAATCTAGTCAAAATTATCCAAGAGAACTTGACAGATATTAAAGTTGTTCGAGTGGGAAACGTTGATATTGATGTTTATATTGTGGGAAAAACTGTGGATGGATGTTTGGCTGGATTGAAAACTAAGGTAGTAGAAACTTAATTGCATTGTTGGATTTCCTATCGTCAAACCAACCTACAAACCTCTACCTTTTGGATTCAATAACTTGTTGAATATTGGGTTTAACATTAGATAAAAAATCGTAACCTGTTTTCTGTTCAAGTGCATCTACAGTGGTGATAAACTGTCTCCAATTGGCTTGGCGATCGCCGTTTACATTTAGTGTATCTATCGCTATAATTTTAGTCGATTCACTAATCCCATCAATGCCTTTTCCTGGAGTATTAATAACAACTATTTTATAAATTCTGGCAGGGATACTGACTTTACCTTTAGCAATTTCTCCTTGATTTCCATAGCTTCCGGCGATGATATACAATTCTTGTCCGCCCTTGACTAATTCTCGACAATATTCTTCTAAATCTGCCCAGTAACCTTGGTTATTATCAGCAGCTTGGGGAATGATATTTGTCATCAAAAAAGTAGCTGAATTATCTTCAGGATTGTTAGTGCGATCGCCTGAAGGAATCATATGTCCTTTGTCATAACCGCTTCTGATATAATCTGTAGGAGTAACCCGATCCCATTCTGGTGGTAAACTATCATCAGGGCGAAAGTTATTCGATCTGGGAACATCACCTAACCATCTACTATTTAATTGCCAACTTACCCAATTAGGAATTCCTCGCTCTTTGTCATAAGATAGAACATATTGAGGTTTGATTATTAAGTAATTGTTGGAATCGTTGTTATTAGCTTGACTCGGATTACCTAAAAGTAAATGAACGCTAGATATAGGTGTAAAATTCCGATTTTGGAGGAAAGTACATCCACTAGTAAAGATAAGTGCGATCGCAATTAGATAAATCCCCAACTTTTGGCGATTAAACATTATTAAAACTTGAATAAACCACAAAGACACAAAGTTCACAGAGTTAGAAAATAAGATAATTTTACGACTCGTTGAGAAATACTATATAAGAAAGCTAAGTTGCCATGCAAATAAAAATTTCATATTTGCTTTCCCTTCTTCCTTCTTCCTTCTTCCTTCTTCCCTCTTCCTTCTTCCTTAGAATTCATTAATATGCTATTCTGTATTTCAGAGGCAGGAACAACCTCTTTAAAAACCTAGTGACTCAAACAGTCAACGCTGTACCTTGACAAGTGAATCTATGGTGTTCTGCTTCACAGTTCTAGTTCTTACCCAGAAGTAGGTAAAAGGTTCATGGGAGCTAGGCAAACAGTATTTAAGGGCTAAATTAGCCCTAATCAAACAAATTTTGGCTGTTAAAGCAGTCAACTACGGCGGGGCACGCCGTAAGTAACGCTTAAGGAGAGAACCACCTCTAAGCTTGAAGCCGCAAGGACTCTTGTTTAAGTGGACTCGTTGAACTAAGAATCCGCCGAGAAATCGGTGTGAATGTCAATTTTTTGATTTTTTCACCACTTACCATCTCTAATAGCATTGGGATCTAAAGGCAGCTTGTTAATTTGTGCTGGAGATACATCGATTGATGTATCATCTTGCTGAGAGCTAAAGCCTTTTTCAGCATCCATTTCTTTGACTGATTTCACGTCAGAAAGAATACCAGAAGCATCCAAATTACCTTTGTGTTCGTCATACAAATCGAACCAAGGATAACCGTGTTGAGTATAGGTTTTAGCTGAAACTGGGGTATTTGGCGGTTCTTGACCGGTGATTTCCCGATACATCATGCTATTGACTATATGGACGTAAACTCGTCCGTAATTGCTTTCATCCCAGGTATCGACACCATAGCTATCGGGATAGATTTTCTGTTTCATTTTCCCACCAGCAGCTATTCCCATTTCCATACCACCTGCTGGTGCAGCGCAAGGCATCGCCATGCTTAAACTTATACCCCTTTCCATTTCTTGATATTCTGGGGGTTTTTCGGGGAATTTACCAGGTTTGGGCTCGAAAGCGATAATCTGAATCCCGCCAAATTCTTCTTTCCCCGATACCTGCGCTTCTACGGTATAACCCATTCCCAAAGGCATAGCCACGAATTGACGGATATAATCGTCTCCAGCATTAATTCCATCTAACCACGGTTGAGTGGGACAAACTACGTAGTCTTGAGGGCGTGTTTGCAGCTTTTGTACCCAAGGGTTGCCAGAGACTGCGTTAATTTTGCCTACTGCTATTTTGACAGCATTTGGTCGCCAGTGGGCAGCAGTAAAATTTAACCACAAGGCTTCTCGCTGGTACATGGGAATAAAGACACCACCATGTTCTTTCCAACTGGGAGGAACTGAGTTAGCGTAGTCATCGACTTTACAAATGGGAAAGTTCCCCAATCCTGGTGGTAAGGGATAGGTTTTTCCATCATCAGGAAGGCGTAAGGTACGTTGAAAGCTAACGGAAAAGTTTTTCCCAATTTGAATTGTGTTGGATTGAACTTTGATTTCTAGCATCTTGCTTTGAGACGATCTGGTGATTCCACCATAGCCTAACTAAAATATTCTTGCCAGTATTTTAAGTCCGTTATAAATCAGTTTTAACTCAGTTACTTCTCAGTCTACAAGTCAGTTGGCGATCGCTTTTAATAAAACTACTGATTTATGGCTTTTAGTGATATGAGCTATTACTAGTTGGGAACACTAAGCTTGTTCCCCTAATCTAAGTAACCGATCAAAATTAATTAGATAGTTAAGATCGGGAATCGGAAAGACAAAATATACAAATAATTTTGTTTAAGTGCTTACCAAGATTTAGGTTTATTTTCCTAAAAATCATGAATTATTTTACGAATTTAATTTATCTCCTCCGAGATTCAGAAAAGTTCTGGTTAGAAATTAGTCAAAACATCAAGATAAAACAAAAAATTTATACTCTACTAATCGCCAGTACCATTCTTTTTGCCATTTATGGTGCAATTATTGGTTCTACCCACAGTTGGATGCAAATGCTATCCTCTGCGGTTAAGTTACCAGCTTTGTATTTAATTACTTTAGCAATTTGTTTGCCAACTTTGTATTTTTTTGATGTTTTGTTTGGTTCTAAATTAAATATAGGTCAATACGCAGCTTTACTGTTAAGTAACATAGCTGTTGTTAGTGTTTTATTATTTGCTTTGGCTCCCGTTACTATATTTATTTTAATCTCTAGTCCTAATTATAGATTTTTCTTGCTTTTAAATGTTGCGATCTTTGCGATTACAGGATTTTTTGGCATTAAGCTATTTTATCAAGGGGTAGGATTTCTGAATCATCGCAATGAAGATGTAAAACAGGAGGAAGCGTTAGTCAAAGAAACCCTACCTTTAGAAATATCTGCGTCTTCCGATCTTGCGAAAAATTCGGCTCAAGTTCGTAAGTCTTTAATGCGTGTCTGGTTAATATTATATGGATTAGTTGGAAGTCAAATGGCTTGGACTCTCAGACCTTTTGTTAATGCATCAGGAGAACATTTTGAGTTAATCAGAAAAATTGAAAGTAACTTTTACATTGAAGTTTTCAAGCATTTTATCAACCTGATGAGGGGTTCTTGATCCGTTTTAAGTCAGTTAGTTCTCAGTTGAGAAGTCAGTTAGCGATCGCTTTTAATAAAGTTAAAGGTTAATTGCTTCCGATCAAGAGATTTTCCTCACTCATACATTTGACTTAGATTGAGATTATGAACTATTTTACTAACTTGATTTATTTGTTGCGAGATTCCCAAAACTTCTGGCATGAAATCAGTCAAAATATTAAGATCAAACAAAAGATTTACACTCTACTCATTGCCAGTACCATTCTTTTTGCGATCTACGGCGCTATTATTGGTTCAACTCATAGTTGGATGCAAATGCTATCCTCTGCGGTTAAGTTACCAGCTTTGTATTTAATTACCTTAGCAATTTGTTTGCCAACTCTGTATTTCTTTGATGTGTTATTTGGTTCTAGATTAACTATCGGTCAATATACTGCTTTACTGTTAAGTAACATAGCTATCGTCAGCGTTCTATTATTTGCTTTAGCACCCATTGCGATATTCATTTTGGTTTCTAGTCCCAATTACAGGTTTTTCTTGCTTTTGAATGTTTGCATATTTGCGGTTACTGGATTTTTTGGCATCAAGCTATTTTATCAAGGGATCGATTTTCTGAATCACCACCACGTTCTCGATCCTAATGATGATACAGCAGAGACGACTATCATCGTCAATAAGAGTCATCAACTTAGAAAGTCTTTGATGCGCGCCTGGTTAATATTATACGGGTTAGTTGGCAGTCAAATGGCTTGGACTCTCAGACCTTTTTTTGGTGCGCCGTGGGAAAAGTTTGAAGTAATGAGAAAAATTGAAAGCAACTTTTACATTCAAGTTTGGCAAAGTTTAGTAACTCTACTTTCGGGTAACTAAGAGGTAAATTTAAGTTGGAGTTAACCACAGAGACACAAAGAACACAGAGGAATGATATTAGTTAATTTTTTTGAGGCGATAGATGTTATCAGAATCAATAATTACAAATGATGAGGTAGAGAGAATTACTGGGTTAGAGATTAGTCCAACCTATGTATCTGGAGTTTATAGATTTAAACCATTTAGTAGCTTATCTAATTTTGTACCTATCCTCATCAATGAGTTACTTTTGGGTGGATTAGTGATAATTTTCGTGTTGCCTGTAGTGGCGATCGCTCTAATCCGCTACACTGAAATAAGCAGTTTATACTTACTCTTGATCGGCATATTTATATCAATCCTAATTTACTCAATTCGTTGGATATATATGTATTTCAAGAAACAAGAACTCAGAAATACATTTACTCTCTTAGAACAGATAGATCAGCATAATAAAGTAGTTAAATCGGTTGAAGTAATCCAACAACTTTCAGAAGTAAAAAGTTCAGAAACTTGGCTGCAATATAGTTCTAATATTATGCAATGTCTCAATACTAATAGAGAAACGCTAATTTGCGGTTTGATGATGGACAAAATTGCTAGGAACAATAAATTATCTATCTTGCATCGTCCAGATTTATTGGCTACAGTTGAAAACAATTTAGAGTTTATTATATCTATGAGCGATCGCACTCAAAATGATGAGTATAGTTATCTAATTAATCAAGTTTTAACTATTAATTTAACTGTTATGGAAGAAATGCAAAATTTAAAGTCTCCTCACCTCTAGTTGGCTTTTCTATGGTCAACCGACAAGAGATGCGATCGCACTAACAAGACAACTGATTAAATAGGACAAATAAGTACGAAAGGTTGAACAATTACAGCCGTAAACTTCTGTTCCGGTTGTCCATTCCAATCGCTTAATTGCTGTTGAGAAGGTTTCGTAATTAAAGCTTCACTAATCCAGTGTTGAACAGACATTCGATCGTCTTTTGCTATCGCTACAGCTACATCTAATAACGACAAACCTGAATCGACAATAATAATGGCATCTCTTTGAGCATGAGGAATCAACACCTCCCATTCTATTTCTGCTATATCCTGTGCGAGTTGAGTTTTAATATCTTCCATTTCGTCAAACTATAACGCTATTTTTTCAGGCAACATTTGATGTTTACTTCTGACTTCTGTACGGGCGCAACGCGTTGCGCCCGTACTTCTGACTTCTACTCTGTCTTTTCACTAATTTTCCAGAAACAACCAGCTAGGAAATTTGTCGTGATATGTGCGACTATTGGGACTAGTAAATTACCCGTCCAAACCACACTTAAAGCTAGTAATCCACCAACAATAGTTGCCCAAACTACGTAAGGCCATTGTTGAGAACCATAAAGATGTAAAATCCCAAAAAGAAAGCTAGATATCAAAATTCCTGCCCAATTCAAACCAAGAGTTGGTAGTAATAATCCTCGAAATAGCAACTCTTCACTCATTCCTGGTAATAAGCCTAGCCAGATTAAATCTGACCAAATTAAGGGTTTAAGAACTAATTCTAGATACAGATCGGCACTTTGTTGGTAAGCCGGCCAGATCTGATAGACTAAAGAGCTAAGTAAAGTAATTCCTAGCCCGATTGCCAATCCCCACAAAACTAAAACTGGTGACCAAATTACAGGTAAGAGGGCTTGAGGATTAAAATAGAGCCAAATTTGGGCGATCGCTAACAAGACTATTGAGGTAACACCCATCGCTACCAAAACTTGGATGCGCGTCAGGGGTTGGATTTGAGGTTGTTCGGGAATAGGTTTTGTCAATGGTTGATTGATAGTTGACGCAATGAGGATATAGAGGAACTCAACGCTGCTGGATGAAGCCCAGCGCGATCGGCAACAATGACACCAATCGCCTCCAAATACGAGTTTACCGCGATCGCTTTGATTCCGACTGCCTCTGGTGAAACTTGCATCCGAGTGCGATTGTCTCCCACGGCGATGATTTTAGCATTTGACTGACTAAAACTGAGTATAGCGCTACCTCCGCAAGCATTAGCTGGAATCACTACTGCATCTATTTGTGATGCCCAAATATCGGTTAAATTATTGGATTGTGACTGATTGATAACTATTTGTGGTGCGCGACTCAAACCGACTAACACACAGGGAAGGAAAGTAAAACCCAACTCTTCTGCTGCGGAACGAGGAGACAAATCGGGATCTATCGCTAATGGTAATAGGGCAGGAGCGTGGGCGCAAGGGACTTGAAACTGGCGTACCACCAAATGACTAATAACAGCTTCCGCACCCGCTAGAGGGTCAACTCCGCGTCCGTGGCGATATAACTGTAACGCTTCACTCTCAAAATCGTCAGGAAAACGGGCTACAACCGCGATCGCAGTAGCTTGAGCTTGAGTAATCAAAGTTTCTGCCGCTCGGAGTAAGCTCCCAGGATTG includes the following:
- a CDS encoding nuclease A inhibitor family protein — its product is MNNSNLTNGNRSTLIETLQAASAELLFISESESPFEVFFWELPSGTEVKPETMINQTGISADTPIEFTDLESFFAVATTHQDWHGLVETEAVNRYQNLVKIIQENLTDIKVVRVGNVDIDVYIVGKTVDGCLAGLKTKVVET
- a CDS encoding DNA/RNA non-specific endonuclease — translated: MFNRQKLGIYLIAIALIFTSGCTFLQNRNFTPISSVHLLLGNPSQANNNDSNNYLIIKPQYVLSYDKERGIPNWVSWQLNSRWLGDVPRSNNFRPDDSLPPEWDRVTPTDYIRSGYDKGHMIPSGDRTNNPEDNSATFLMTNIIPQAADNNQGYWADLEEYCRELVKGGQELYIIAGSYGNQGEIAKGKVSIPARIYKIVVINTPGKGIDGISESTKIIAIDTLNVNGDRQANWRQFITTVDALEQKTGYDFLSNVKPNIQQVIESKR
- a CDS encoding actin-binding WH2 domain-containing protein, with translation MNYFTNLIYLLRDSEKFWLEISQNIKIKQKIYTLLIASTILFAIYGAIIGSTHSWMQMLSSAVKLPALYLITLAICLPTLYFFDVLFGSKLNIGQYAALLLSNIAVVSVLLFALAPVTIFILISSPNYRFFLLLNVAIFAITGFFGIKLFYQGVGFLNHRNEDVKQEEALVKETLPLEISASSDLAKNSAQVRKSLMRVWLILYGLVGSQMAWTLRPFVNASGEHFELIRKIESNFYIEVFKHFINLMRGS
- a CDS encoding actin-binding WH2 domain-containing protein, with translation MNYFTNLIYLLRDSQNFWHEISQNIKIKQKIYTLLIASTILFAIYGAIIGSTHSWMQMLSSAVKLPALYLITLAICLPTLYFFDVLFGSRLTIGQYTALLLSNIAIVSVLLFALAPIAIFILVSSPNYRFFLLLNVCIFAVTGFFGIKLFYQGIDFLNHHHVLDPNDDTAETTIIVNKSHQLRKSLMRAWLILYGLVGSQMAWTLRPFFGAPWEKFEVMRKIESNFYIQVWQSLVTLLSGN
- a CDS encoding DUF2288 domain-containing protein, with translation MEDIKTQLAQDIAEIEWEVLIPHAQRDAIIIVDSGLSLLDVAVAIAKDDRMSVQHWISEALITKPSQQQLSDWNGQPEQKFTAVIVQPFVLICPI
- a CDS encoding CPBP family intramembrane glutamic endopeptidase, encoding MTKPIPEQPQIQPLTRIQVLVAMGVTSIVLLAIAQIWLYFNPQALLPVIWSPVLVLWGLAIGLGITLLSSLVYQIWPAYQQSADLYLELVLKPLIWSDLIWLGLLPGMSEELLFRGLLLPTLGLNWAGILISSFLFGILHLYGSQQWPYVVWATIVGGLLALSVVWTGNLLVPIVAHITTNFLAGCFWKISEKTE
- a CDS encoding DUF3326 domain-containing protein; protein product: MSDRPYTTVLIIPTGVGAEIGGYAGDALPVARAIAQASDRLITHPNVLNGANLYWNLPNALYVEGYALDKFAAGDWGLAPVRQNRVGIVFDSAIEPEIKLRHLQVADAARATLGLHLSDYVVTDAPLQVELRTAASGASWGTIGNPGSLLRAAETLITQAQATAIAVVARFPDDFESEALQLYRHGRGVDPLAGAEAVISHLVVRQFQVPCAHAPALLPLAIDPDLSPRSAAEELGFTFLPCVLVGLSRAPQIVINQSQSNNLTDIWASQIDAVVIPANACGGSAILSFSQSNAKIIAVGDNRTRMQVSPEAVGIKAIAVNSYLEAIGVIVADRAGLHPAALSSSISSLRQLSINH